From the Papaver somniferum cultivar HN1 chromosome 2, ASM357369v1, whole genome shotgun sequence genome, the window cgtttcacttcgacttgtataaataggcattacctatttccaacgaacaacaagttctggtcaggagcatacaacactcagaaaacgtttgctagctttcccatctgttagcttcccactttctgatacaagtcacaaaataactactcttccagaatcaactattctggtctcaacactctcttcgcttccctccccaaaaccaacccttctcctccactttgtgaccgaatcaagtctggaacgaccattgatatctcgaatctaaagtactcccttgcagtacattgtttagggtttagatttgtttctcacccacatcacacgaaattaccgaaaccagcagaaactgttttcaccctcaaacacctggttttagaagaagaaaaccaaaggttaaaggagaatcgactcgagCACGCAAAATAGTATGACAcataaggtgcggggattagttttgcacaatactagatgtctctttgtatagtctttcaaatcagggtttgcaatcaatgttagcttagtaacaaagcattcaatattcaccgttagatgaaaacctgatttagattcaagctaatatttctcaaccgttagatcgaaaacttagcttgttacacacacttgacaatgcacgcttctaggtttgttaaccgtacctaaacgtatgcacgtgttggttcaacaatacttaaccaaaagtttatccatatgagcatttcatatcaaccatgttcttcttcaccataactagttcaaatgacttcaaatgaactagttagagagttgtttaattgcaaggaaatcttatgtgctacacaagacacaattgaagcaaagatgatttgattcacttgaatcgattcatgaacttttatagccacggtttgcaaactgcattccttggtctttttaagtttaagttcagaaatcatcttcggatatataaccttctcaagttcgcagactaggttcgcgaacttaagttaccggacagagtttacaaactccggcagaaattccgGGGTATGAcaacttcgccggttcacggacggggatcgcggactgagttcgcggacttagcttcatgcaagtagtttgtcaactccagcataaattctcgggtttgagaacttcagcagttcgcggactgagttcatggacttggatcacgccattcttccggttctcttgatcaacaaagttcgcaaactttggtccaaggaataggacttatacatatatgtgtttccacaacaatgcttatgtccaccattggttatgtaatctaaactctcatttcaatcattgaaacattcttagaggacgttatatagtttttacaccatttctcgtcaaagcaattttcaagatgattgaaacatatcatgaatttcgtcacatggtaaagataaatttgatcgaagcgaaaagcttaccaacacatatttagagatatagataggagaggtatactcggctcgaaataccaaatgtgtataatctaaatctatatatatatatatagcatacgacttcttgtttcaaagagtaggagatagagtagatagacttttgagtgatagataagttcaagtctttacatacctttttgtcgagaagttccaccggttccttgagtagttcttctacttgtatgatgaatcgccatgaagtccttgagctcaactacactttcgatcctattccaagacttagctataatagactagaaatcaagaattatatttttgatcactaacattgacaaacattcttgagatagcaacgcatgcgagttcgaccgagaaattctctaacaatctccccctttgtcaattttagtgacaaaactatcaatacatatggaatacaaaaaagataaagaaactttagtagctcctattccacatgtctaatcttcaacattcctcgaaatcttcgtcatttccaagtactccaatgatcccaaaggttgtaagtttagcatcaccattgttgaagatccgtagctataacaatgagaaaacatagttctcgatcattgttatacagtgtcatagtattattacacagcgtcaaagttcagttgtatcacaacttcaacaataatactatggtgatatgtatcactcccctttagtcaatacttctcacatggaaaccactccccattacataatgatccgaaaaccatatgtatttgtagtatgaactacatattaattctccccctttttgtcaataaaattggtaaaggtacaagaacgggatcataatgaaatttccgagagagacatttcatgataaaaagaaaaaaaaatacataccaacaaatttagatgcaatcataaagccgaagctaaatgcattcatcaaagagtttaaagatacaagatgacccctctaaaattccacagccgcacacccctctgAGTTTGTATGCGTATTATTCTCGAAGCTAATACTTAACCGAGTCTACAAGTATTGCAGAGCAGTCTCATGGACGTCATACTACAAAGTCATAAGATGACGACACCTATGGTGGATCATTAGTTTGAGTCTTATTATTTTAAAACATTAACACTAATTTTTGAAATAAAACTACCAACATATAAAAATAAAGCGGCAATGTGTTAACAAATCAAGTTTAACAAGAAGTAGATAGTTGTAGCTTCTGAATAACCAAACAAACTAACTAAAGTTCAAGGTCGTTGAAACTAAAGGTCTTCCATGACTACATTATAAGAACATCTCCTCACTCAACAGTACGACCTCCACCTCGGCCTCGACCTCCACCCCTTCTAcgacctccacctccacctcggCCTCCACCTCCATCTCTCCCTCCCTGACTTCCTTCACCAGCTGATGTACGACTTCTCTTACGACGACCTTGACTAGCAATTTGGGAATCAACATCTTCTGTTTCCTCCGGGATTTCCTTACCTTGGCTTCCTCCACCTTGACTTGCTTCAGCATGTTGAGCACGTTCTTGTCTCAATTGTTCTCGAGTTTTCCTGGGCCTCTTAATTTGCTTAGCCAAATTAGCAAACATCTTCTTCACTTGTGGATTTTCAATGTGGCTACAATATTCAGCGTACTTACGATGTCGCTCGGGTTCCACCACTTCTCCTTTGTCGGACgtgcaacaaaattccttgataaGAATCTTCATTCGTTCCCTCTATTTGCATTCAAATAACCTGAGGTTAAATAACTTATATTTGTGTGTTTACGAATAacacaataataaaaataaatacttaCCACAAGATTAAGAATGGTGGAATCATCTCTGGTGTCAGATGTAGAAGCCGATGAAGATGCCTTGTTGCTCCTTCGAGTGCCAGGAGGATCTATCCATATAACCCGAGGGTGAGAGAAGCGTTCATACCATTCCAAGTAATCTGTTGTGGACTCATGACCTTCATTCACATGCTCCCAAAAAGAGATGTCTATCTTGCTATCATGCTTGTGCCTATCATCCCAATGCTTGGTCTTAGGTTTAGGTTCGTAAACAACTACTAATTCCGCCTCGTTAGACTCATATTTGTCTTACTTGTGCTTGAATCTCGGTTCATAATCAGGTACGGGTGAATCTTGTATATATCCAAGCTGACACATGATTCTCATAGGATTGTACATTGAAAACCGTAAGGGTAAAATAGAGGGACAGTGTAATACAGAACATCTTCCGTTACGCTCACCCGATAATTCTTATAAGGATCAAAGATTACTTCTGCAGCTGTGATGTTGTCCAATTTTTGGCGCATTGTGAGACATTAAATGTtgtcatgccctagccatggccggtcccacaccttgcaatccctagtattttataattattatttcttcacttcatgaaactcatgggtttgagaaaaattcatgatttcttcatattttctcaaatattgctcaaatatgaaggacttcatggagattcatcatacaagtagaagaactactcaaggaaccggtggaacttctcgacaaaaatgtatgcgaagacttgaacttatctatcactcaaaagtctatctactcagcTGGGTCGATACATCCCTTCATCTGTTgaaccttctccatttgatgcggCTTCAACCGGGCATATGCAGGGTGTCCATATAAAATTTTAGGTGGCGGATGGTTGTGATGACCATATGGAATACTATCCAATCTCCATAGATCGGTTTCGTGATGCCTTTGAAATAAATCCTGAATGGGCATCCACACTTTTTCGACGCAGTTCTGTAAAGcctagttttcttcttctcatatttGTAATTCTTACCTTTGTGACTTTCTCCCTTTTTCCCAGCTCTCTCACATACCATCTCCATCCTCTTAAAATCGACGTGTTTGATTTGAACAATcacacacatcttctcttttgccttgGAGATAACCCATTCCTTGGCCTCATCCCTGTCTCTCCATGTCTACATTCACCAAAGAAATTACACATCCATGAGATCACTAATTAAACTATTTAAAATAAACGGTTAAGGGAAACGTACCAAATCAGTAATATAATGTTGGAGGTATCCGGACCCATCGTAGAGACCAGTTCTGGATCATAGGTTGGTTGCACCACCAACTACAATAATACACAAAACCTTAATTATAGAGTTGACAATGTTTAAAAAACCAAAATGACCGCTTTTCTGTATACCAGGATTCCTGGTCATTCTAAAATTTCCTAGGGTCGTCAGCTATATTTTTTAGCAGGTTGACGACGAAATCAGGTATGTATACCAGGGATAGAGTCGTCATGGTTTTATAGCAGGTGAACGACTCTTTTGGTAAATTAGGACGACCCTAGCATACATCTAACGACTCTTTAGTATAAACACACATCATTCACACATCATTCTGTTCAGTTTTGTTAAAGGGTCGTCAACGGATAAACATAACATAGTGACGACTCTTTTGATCTGCAAGACTCGTCACTTTGTTAATATATATTTAACGACCCAGCTAGCAGTTAATGTGAATTTTGAATTCACCAAATATGGTTGAGTCGGGCAACggttaaaaattcaaaaaaatgatTGTTGGGCCATTaatctctataaatagagacccatATCTCACCCCTTCTTCACCAAAACCATAATTCCCAACTTTCACATTCATTCCCATTCATTTATCaccaaaaggagcaaaaacaagAGGAAACGCCATGACTACTCACTACACCCCCGAAGAGAATTCCGCCATTGCGAGAGCTTGGTTGACAGTCACAAACCACTTTGAAGCTCAAGGAAAAGACATTGATTAAACATCGGATTCTTGGTGGAACCgtgtattcatcgtttttgtggtgTTAGACGGAAATtgcaactcaaggtctttgaaactcGTCAAGGAAGGGTTCGAGGGGATAAAATTGGAATGTGAAGCTTTCAAAAGAGAAATTAAGGCCGTAAGGAAAGCCATGCCCGATATGTTGGGTGTTACAAGAGTAAGGAAATCCATGCCCAATAAGAGGTCAAACTTATCGAAAGCTTTCAACAACACTAACTAAGTTTTTCTTTTGCGTTTTCAGTTGGGGAAGGCGTATGGCCGATACGAAGTGCTTCGTGGAAAAAAGTTTGAGTTCGACGATTGCTACCTCATCTTGCACGGCACTACCTATAAGTACAACCTTTATGGTTAAGTGTTTAAGTATACCGttattatctattgtatttcatttcctttaatgcaACGCTACGCaagatgtatgccttttacgattcaatgaaatgattctatgaaatcaaaaattatgaaaatccaATACAAGAGTCGTTACACCATATTACTACGGCAGATAACGACCCTTGATAAACATTTGCAATAGCTTTCCAGGATCGTTATAGCATATGACCACAAatatgacgaccctaagtgtTGCATTTTATAGAGAtttttggttttagagtcgttCCTCTGTTAACCAAAAAACATGACGACTCTAGATGACCAGTCTAAAAAGGGTCGTCAGTCTGTATCAcactaccctaacgatttttcataacctggaaaagttgcaggtttgagtcgttacTGGGAGTGTCAATATATTGACGAGTCATTTGGGTATACACGTCCCGACTCTGACGACCCTTACACTGATTTGTTCCATAGTGGGAATGATTCTACCACTTGGAGCAACAAACACAGAAATCGAAAGGTATAagatgtttacctgattgttttgagtttggggttcctcattttgagggttggttccttcattttgaccaatggaatcttcatttgcaccaatattcatggcttcctctattaacatctcttcatcaaacatccaatccatgggattagttgagacaatgagaccatcaacacaatcatgtttgttatttgaagctttaccaacatcatttcctccactaaaatcactcatttcaaataaccctaacTTTTCCCCAAAAACTTAACTTCTCCTTccccacaacacaaaaacacaatatttcttttatcataaaatttacccaaaatctgattttaatctaactaaactaattaacatcttaattTACCTAATTAACTTAACTAACACTAATAATTTAGGGGTAGTTTAGCAATTTCAAAAAAATTGGGATAAAGAATAACCCATAATTACTATTTCATGCCCCTTTTATCCTGTAGTGCAGGGCCCCTAATTGTTTCTAGGGGACCAATTAAATGAGGTTTTATAAAGGCCCACCAGAAGTGAGCAAAATGAAAACAGTACAAATCAAAGGATAGATGAACTATCAAATTACAATCCCAAATTATGACATCAACTCACGCCAAACACACCAGAAAAACTCATGAACCCCAATGCCAAGACTTTACAAGCCTATGACCGATACCCACAACTCCAACAGGATAGGAAAAGCTCAACgaactcttctttttttcttgtggcaaagaaattttgatgggaTTTCGTATAAAAAGAGTAAACCATGGGACTAATCATTGATACACTCACTTATTGGTAGCTAGCAACAATAATAATACACAAGAATGACAAGAATAATTCGAAGATCAATAAGTACATGTTTATTTCAAATTACTAAGAATATCATTAAGAGCGGGAGGCACGAATCATAAAACTAGAGATACTGCTATTCCAAAGAGGAAGACATAATAACCTGTTAACTGCATGATTTAGATAGAGAGATAAGAATCTAAGAAATTTGTACAACCAGCTCCAAGTAATACACTTCTTTCACATAGACCTAAAAGGAAAAACCAAAAGACAAGAAATAGTACTGTACTACTATGAATAGGAGTTATTCTCCAACCAAACAAATGGATTTTTCAATTATCCATTGATGATTATTATGGAGATAACGAACCCAAAGTCTAATTTACAAGATAATGAAATCTTATAAATGTGTTGTTTCCGTTCAAAATGGCAAAATGTGTCAGACCTGGACTCAACGAAATTTTCGTCACCACATTTTAATTTAGAAAGAGTCGTGTTAGGGAAGATATGTGGAGTCACCCAATGGGGGCTGGTTACTGGTACACAAGTTCGATAGGTTGTCAGAGCTAGAACCACTACTGATTAACCCAAATCTTACCATCACGACCGATCATTTGTCAATTTATGAAACAACCGACATACTTGGATAATCGTTTGTTGTTTAGGTTGACAGATGACTTTGCGAAGGTGCGAACACATGCTCTTGCTGCCAAAATAGTCACGCAGCCGTGGAAATAGTTTGGACTAATACTCATCCACAACCATCACGAATCACTTTCGATGAGGGAGCGGCATGAACTGCTCGAAGTATGGAGTCGACCAGACTTGCCAAAGTACATTATTCATAAATTGTGAGATCCATCGGAACTCGGAAgtgaaaattaggcgcaggtccaaagaaaataatatttttattgtcgggcgcacaattaattttagataccttgacacccaaaattatccgaaattattaagaatcaatacataactggttatgcatattattttttcaggcataactcgttatgcagcctaatttttcaggggtatagtTGGTAACGCAActtgaatataacatatctaaaaatccgcgccttgaaattttacaaattttatatcgttggaaatctttttaagagagctacacaacgagtacaaacaaaattatcaaattttgtttttcacgaagaaatcggaggtgatcatcattttaggcaaaattttcgaaaatttgatacataaccattgcagccaccaaaaaggatgcataacgcattattcagacacataacgaattatgcaaccattttctccactacataacaaattatgcatctataacaagttatgtagccattgtattagtgcgtacataaaaaattgatgcataatgcattatgcatctattaatttatgcataacatgttatgcatccatttcctttgatgcataaaagattatgcatcaattttttttaattcacttacaaaaatatggttgcacaatgctttatgtatccattttctcgactgcgtaacatgttatgcaaatattattgtaggtgcatgacaagttatgcaaccttttttttttgttggtttcagtaCTAACAAAAaaatagctgcataacgtgttatacaCCCAttctctggactgcataacaaactATGCATAAAAaaaaaggctgcataacttgtcatgcacctaaacTAATAGTTGTATAACGTGTTATGCTACTATTTTCGggactacataacaagttatgcaacaaattttataaatacataacaggttatgcaaccattttcgtgGCTGCATTACGGATTATTCAACCATTTTTTTACCAACTCAATCATCTCCGCAAGTTGCGGAGCTCTGCTACTAAAACAAGTGAGCTTTTGTAGGGTCGTTAAATACAGATTTTTTGTTTCCTTCCAGCTGTCTCGTGAACCACCCGCTTCATAAGCATAAATTTCCTTGAGGGGTAGCGAATAGAAGACGGGTTTAGTTCTTTGTAGACGTATACTTTGAGCATTCGTTCCATTAGTCCATAACTTCTGTCAATGACAACAATATAAAATTATATGCTCTAATTTGTCAACTAGTCCTACTAACAACACCAATCAGTGGGTGGATTTGTCATGTGTAGTGGAAGAATGATGGAGTACTAATCTTTCTTCTCCTAGATTGCGCAATATTCACATAATAATATACATGTGCAGCAAATTTAATTACAGTTGAGGATATTGTACCACCGAGagcataaaaaaaataatcaagagcAGCCGCTATAAGACAGCGGAATACAGATCAAATTACCTTTTGAATGTGGAAATATTCAGAATAGGAGGAGCATACAGATTTGTGTCACTATCTACGATTGGAGCATTCTCAATTTGACTGGAGTATTCCGGTTCCCGACAAATAGCGTAATTTGAGATTCCAATGGAGAAACAAGGTTCCCAACAAATTCTTAAATATGAACACCAACAACAAttacaaaatcataaaaagaGCATATAAGCAGCAATTATAAAATTATAAAAAGGATTTAAGGTTTCGATTAACTAAGAGTATTCCAATAAAGTTTAGAAACCAGATCTAATTAAaacgaatcaaaaaaaaaagaaaaatcttcaaaccaTAAAGAAACGATGAAACCTAAAAACCTGCTCATGAAATTGAAATTCTTCTGCTGAAAAAAATCCCCATGTTAGCTACTCAGTGTCGAGAATCGGCTGTTTCtagaaaaatcaagaaaaaaacggagaagaaagaagaatgataaaaaaaaagaaaaccattTTCTTTTAAATCTGGGTCTGTTAAGAATTTTTCTAGGAAAAATGGGTGCGCGTGTGAAGTTTCACGCCCGTGGATTTGAGGGTGATGAGAAATTGATAAATGGGTTTGGTAATAGTTTTCACAAGTTCCAAACGGCAATTGCCTTAACTTCTCATTTTTTGAAAGCCTGGGCCTAGAAAAAATGACAACCCAATATGAACCAGAAGTAAAGAGGATAGTTGTCTATTGGGGCTTTACAAGCAGCAATAATATTTGACTTATCCCCTTGGAATAATGTCGAGCATGGTCTCGTATGAACAATAAGAGTTTAGGTAGTCGCATTATTTCATTTACTTGCAACTACTTgtgcctttttttttattttgtaatattCGAATGAGTGCTAAACTTGAGCACTTGACACCTCTGTTCAGTTGTCTGACTGACATATAACATTTTTTGTTCTATCGATTTACATAATCGAAATCCAGGCGCTGATGGAGAAAATGGCTTAGTTTTTcccggctaaattggggcctatagctagATGACAAAATAGGACACTAAGAAATATTTCATAGAAACTCCTTATTCACTATTTATGTTAATACCTAATATACCCTTGTTAAATTAGTGCTAATTCGGATTATTGAATAATATTTAATCAAGCTAATCTTgaaattaactttcattaatGCATAATCAACAATTGTCAAAATTTTTAATCTTCTTTCGAAAGACTcgttccagaatcggtttatgttagttAATTTGTAAAGCGATTCTCGGTTAAGTATTTTGAAGTGACGAAgtaaacccagaatcggagtTTGAACAATAACCAAATAAACCGATTTCCAAAATCGGtgtttatatatatatctatataatccgattatgccttactttcagaaacaaaatattcattacatagtttaggaaattagtgcAATTCATATAGGATTCAAtatgggaattctagaatttgacacatcaaatgctcgtcaatgaacctccgagcacgtcggtacaacgtcgtgtattctttgtggtgaatgaaatttctttccccattacgaattctccatatcccgttgaaacgttccagctggaattcaatgaattcttatatgttagtatgtgaactagtgtagttgacataggtataaaaatgatcgcattACTACTTTTCCCCTAAGAAGAGCTCGTGGATGAtagtggtacaccatatttctaaatattacgtactctcgcattgcccctttaatgtattggaatcgaaatgccaagtctctccatttgcaGTTGTTGGGATTCgcggtacgcccgtaaaagaactctttaactctcttccaaaacattgaatagatttcattcggacgttcacagaacgtattagcaaaggatttaacgagacacaaatcttcaaacggttcacattccattttctaggctaagtgtgtgacATGGGAGTGGCtgaaagaggttgtccttatatagataaggactcaacggctatttttttcaaattcaaatcaaactATCGGATTTTAGGTATGTCAATATAAACCGATTGTGtccttacaaaatcatataaattgtGCCTCTCAACGATCGGGCTTTTTTTAATGCACAATAAATCGATTGTCAAAtttacagaacttttcttcataaaaatcgaactacatatttatacatgtaaaccgattctaaaagCTACAAAACTTTTTTTCTTAGCAATCGGGCTACATATTGGTAGATGAAAACCGATTCTAAAACTGAACATTTGGGAAACTGTCAGAGTCGGTTTACATATAGTTATATGTAAACTGATTCTGGCAGAAAGAATGCCGGAATCCTCCATTTTTTCCACACACACTAAGTCATTCATAAACTGGAAATCAGATTAAGTCATTAATAAACTAGGAGTATgaccaaacataattcgacaataagtttaagacaagacataagttttgaatccataattatccataattaaagacatagacatgaatataaccattcattcatgaacatccccaccacgaccacgtccactGCCACGACCACGTCCTCGTTTACTAGGTTGGCcgctgctcgatgcaccttcagacaTCTTTTTGGTAGGGGCtctgtttctcttcttctttggctcatcctcctcctcctcctcctcatcatcatcatccttttcctgctccccaaactttgcaccagCTTCTACATCTTCAAGACCGTTTAATTCATCAATTAGATTTTCATTGGCCTTCACATTTTTCCCTTCCTTGATTTCTACCTTTTCCTGGGTTATCAAGTGTCCAACTCGTCttctttgtttcaatttcaaataacaaacattcaatatataacgctaaaaccattaacaaaattgtaattgagtaacaatacgcACCAAGTAATCGAGAGccgtatctttgtcctctatcttgggcctctcatctactcgtatcactcgagtatgcgaaacTTTGAGGTACCACGGTATGTAACCCGGAATTGCCTCGTCATCTGCTCGAGATGGACCATCTAAGGGATATCTGTGAAACGCTCTGTCGTCCCAATAATCACATGATGGTAAAGGCTTGTGAATAATGACTATATcattatcatatgatttggtttTTGTCTCATTGATGTTGAACATCTTGTGCACCTTTGGGATTTTTTGTACGTAaccgcattgtcttgcgactcccgtcgggttgtacattacatatacTTTTGGGTGAAATAAAGGCCCACAATATTCACTTTGCTCTCTGCATCCaaccttctttccttttcctttagccAAATCCTGCTTGTA encodes:
- the LOC113350712 gene encoding nucleolar protein 10-like, translating into MGMNVKVGNYGFGEEGTWRDRDEAKEWVISKAKEKMCVIVQIKHVDFKRMEMVCERAGKKGESHKGHESTTDYLEWYERFSHPRVIWIDPPGTRRSNKASSSASTSDTRDDSTILNLVRERMKILIKEFCCTSDKGEVVEPERHRKYAEYCSHIENPQVKKMFANLAKQIKRPRKTREQLRQERAQHAEASQGGGSQGKEIPEETEDVDSQIASQGRRKRSRTSAGEGSQGGRDGGGGRGGGGGRRRGGGRGRGGGRTVE